One Globicephala melas chromosome 6, mGloMel1.2, whole genome shotgun sequence genomic window carries:
- the SLC34A3 gene encoding sodium-dependent phosphate transport protein 2C isoform X2 has translation MPSSLTCAQDPPATLDTVGLVDQRLGNAGTSGSAPILEDGDVDPWALPQLKDTGQSWKELSMAGRVLQGAADFLKACGLLGSLYLFICSLDILSSAFQLLGSKVAGDIFKDNVVLSNPVAGLVIGVLGTVLVQSSSTSSSIVVSMVASKRECPPPLPQDGGGGVRAERLMQCPYSADRAGICARHHGRQRGYIRHQHPGLDGTVGGPGRVSEVSEVRGRAGAAAGASDHPTPCGLRAFGGSAVHGVFNWLTALTLLPLESAAAPLERLSALALGAASLQPGGRAPDILKVLTRPLTRLIVQLDADVITGRGTGNATNSSLIKRWCGTEVQTTAGNSSTCAAATGGPCPARNSSAAEEQLPCRHLFEGTALADLAVGFILLAASLLVLCACLALIVKLLSSTLRGRVGQAVSTVVNAGGPWGGGEGGGEEARLRVTGSPSADFPSPFGWLSGYLAILVGAGLTFALQSSSVFTAAVVPLMGVRVISLERAYPLFLGSNIGTTTTALLAALASPSDMLISAVQVALIHFFFNLAGILLWYVVPVLRLPIPLAKRFGDLTARYRWVAVAYLLLSFLLLPLAACGLSLAGSTVLAAVGGPLLVLVLLIILVAILQRHRPAWLPRRLRSWTWLPLWLRSLEPWDRLVSRCCPCKACSPPQAAAKEAHCYENPEVLASQQL, from the exons ATGCCGAGTTCCCTCACCTGCGCCCAGGACCCTCCTGCCACTCTGGACACAGTTGGCCTGGTGGACcagaggctgggaaatgcag GGACCTCCGGTTCTGCCCCCATCTTGGAAGACGGGGATGTGGACCCCTGGGCCCTCCCTCAGCTAAAGGACACTGGCCAGTCCTGGAAAG AGCTCAGCATGGCCGGCAGGGTGCTCCAGGGGGCTGCTGACTTCCTCAAGGCCTGTGGGCTCCTGGGCAGCCTCTACCTCTTCATCTGCTCCCTGGACATCCTCAGCTCTGCTTTCCAGCTGCTAGGCA GCAAGGTAGCTGGAGACATCTTCAAGGACAACGTGGTGCTGTCCAACCCTGTGGCTGGACTGGTCATCGGTGTGCTGGGCACGGTCCTCGTGCAGAGTTCCAGCACGTCCTCCTCCATCGTGGTCAGCATGGTGGCCTCCAAGCGTgagtgcccccctcccctcccccaggatggTGGTGGCGGGGTGAGGGCCGAGAGGCTGATGCAGTGCCCCTACAGTGCTGACCGTGCGGGCATCTGTGCCCGTCATCATGGGCGTCAACGTGGGTACATCCGTCACCAGCACCCTGGTCTCGATGGCACAGTCGGGGGACCGGGACGCGTTTCGGAGGTGAGTGAGGtgcgggggagggcaggggctgcggCTGGGGCTTCCGACCACCCAACTCCGtgtggcctcagggcctttggcGGCTCAGCCGTGCACGGCGTCTTCAACTGGCTCACGGCGCTGACCCTGCTGCCGCTGGAGAGCGCTGCGGCCCCCCTGGAGAGGCTCAGCGCACTGGCCCTGGGCGCTGCCAGCCTGCAGCCCGGGGGGCGCGCGCCTGACATCCTCAAGGTGCTGACACGGCCGCTCACACGCCTCATCGTGCAG CTGGACGCTGATGTCATTACGGGCCGCGGCACAGGCAACGCTACCAACAGTAGCCTCATTAAGCGATGGTGTGGCACCGAGGTGCAGACG ACTGCAGGGAACAGCAGCACCTGTGCGGCGGCCACTGGGGGCCCCTGCCCTGCGAGGAACAGCTCTGCCGCCGAGGAGCAGCTTCCCT GCCGCCACCTGTTCGAGGGCACAGCGCTCGCGGACCTGGCCGTGGGCTTCATCCTGCtggctgcctccctgctcgtGCTCTGTGCCTGCCTCGCCCTCATCGTCAAGCTGCTCAGCTCCACTCTGCGGGGCCGCGTGGGCCAGGCCGTGAGCACCGTCGTCAACGCTGGTGGGCCTTGGGGAGGCGGTGAGGGTGGCGGCGAGGAGGCCCGACTGCGGGTGACCGGCTCCCCCTCCGCAGACTTCCCCTCCCCATTCGGCTGGCTCAGCGGCTATCTGGCCATCCTCGTGGGGGCCGGCCTGACCTTCGCGCTCCAGAGCAGCAGCGTCTTCACTGCAGCCGTCGTGCCGCTCATGG GGGTCCGGGTGATCAGCCTGGAGCGGGCGTACCCCCTCTTCCTGGGCTCCAACATCGGCACCACCACCACGGCCCTGCTGGCTGCCCTGGCCAGCCCTTCGGATATGCTGATCAGCGCCGTCCAG gtcGCCCTCATCCACTTCTTCTTCAACCTGGCTGGCATCCTGTTGTGGTACGTGGTGCCCGTCCTCCGGCTGCCCATCCCACTGGCCAAGCGCTTTGGGGACCTGACTGCCCGCTACCGCTGGGTGGCCGTCGCCTACCTGCTGCTCAGCTTCTTGCTGCTGCCGCTGGCCGCCTGCGGGCTCTCCCTGGCGGGGAGTACAGTGCTGGCTGCAGTTGGGGGGCCCCTGCTTGTGCTGGTACTCCTCATCATCCTGGTCGCCATCCTGCAGCGGCACCGGCCAGCCTGGCTGCCCCGCCGCCTGCGCTCCTGGACCTGGCTGCCCCTGTGGCTCCGTTCTCTGGAGCCCTGGGACCGCCTGGTGAGCCGCTGCTGCCCCTGCAAGGCCTGCAGCCCCCCTCAGGCTGCGGCCAAGGAGGCCCACTGCTATGAGAACCCCGAGGTCCTGGCCTCCCAGCAGTTGTGA
- the SLC34A3 gene encoding sodium-dependent phosphate transport protein 2C isoform X4: MPSSLTCAQDPPATLDTVGLVDQRLGNAGTSGSAPILEDGDVDPWALPQLKDTGQSWKELSMAGRVLQGAADFLKACGLLGSLYLFICSLDILSSAFQLLGSKVAGDIFKDNVVLSNPVAGLVIGVLGTVLVQSSSTSSSIVVSMVASKRECPPPLPQDGGGGVRAERLMQCPYSADRAGICARHHGRQRGYIRHQHPGLDGTVGGPGRVSEVSEVRGRAGAAAGASDHPTPCGLRAFGGSAVHGVFNWLTALTLLPLESAAAPLERLSALALGAASLQPGGRAPDILKVLTRPLTRLIVQLDADVITGRGTGNATNSSLIKRWCGTEVQTTAGNSSTCAAATGGPCPARNSSAAEEQLPCRHLFEGTALADLAVGFILLAASLLVLCACLALIVKLLSSTLRGRVGQAVSTVVNADFPSPFGWLSGYLAILVGAGLTFALQSSSVFTAAVVPLMGVRVISLERAYPLFLGSNIGTTTTALLAALASPSDMLISAVQVALIHFFFNLAGILLWYVVPVLRLPIPLAKRFGDLTARYRWVAVAYLLLSFLLLPLAACGLSLAGSTVLAAVGGPLLVLVLLIILVAILQRHRPAWLPRRLRSWTWLPLWLRSLEPWDRLVSRCCPCKACSPPQAAAKEAHCYENPEVLASQQL; the protein is encoded by the exons ATGCCGAGTTCCCTCACCTGCGCCCAGGACCCTCCTGCCACTCTGGACACAGTTGGCCTGGTGGACcagaggctgggaaatgcag GGACCTCCGGTTCTGCCCCCATCTTGGAAGACGGGGATGTGGACCCCTGGGCCCTCCCTCAGCTAAAGGACACTGGCCAGTCCTGGAAAG AGCTCAGCATGGCCGGCAGGGTGCTCCAGGGGGCTGCTGACTTCCTCAAGGCCTGTGGGCTCCTGGGCAGCCTCTACCTCTTCATCTGCTCCCTGGACATCCTCAGCTCTGCTTTCCAGCTGCTAGGCA GCAAGGTAGCTGGAGACATCTTCAAGGACAACGTGGTGCTGTCCAACCCTGTGGCTGGACTGGTCATCGGTGTGCTGGGCACGGTCCTCGTGCAGAGTTCCAGCACGTCCTCCTCCATCGTGGTCAGCATGGTGGCCTCCAAGCGTgagtgcccccctcccctcccccaggatggTGGTGGCGGGGTGAGGGCCGAGAGGCTGATGCAGTGCCCCTACAGTGCTGACCGTGCGGGCATCTGTGCCCGTCATCATGGGCGTCAACGTGGGTACATCCGTCACCAGCACCCTGGTCTCGATGGCACAGTCGGGGGACCGGGACGCGTTTCGGAGGTGAGTGAGGtgcgggggagggcaggggctgcggCTGGGGCTTCCGACCACCCAACTCCGtgtggcctcagggcctttggcGGCTCAGCCGTGCACGGCGTCTTCAACTGGCTCACGGCGCTGACCCTGCTGCCGCTGGAGAGCGCTGCGGCCCCCCTGGAGAGGCTCAGCGCACTGGCCCTGGGCGCTGCCAGCCTGCAGCCCGGGGGGCGCGCGCCTGACATCCTCAAGGTGCTGACACGGCCGCTCACACGCCTCATCGTGCAG CTGGACGCTGATGTCATTACGGGCCGCGGCACAGGCAACGCTACCAACAGTAGCCTCATTAAGCGATGGTGTGGCACCGAGGTGCAGACG ACTGCAGGGAACAGCAGCACCTGTGCGGCGGCCACTGGGGGCCCCTGCCCTGCGAGGAACAGCTCTGCCGCCGAGGAGCAGCTTCCCT GCCGCCACCTGTTCGAGGGCACAGCGCTCGCGGACCTGGCCGTGGGCTTCATCCTGCtggctgcctccctgctcgtGCTCTGTGCCTGCCTCGCCCTCATCGTCAAGCTGCTCAGCTCCACTCTGCGGGGCCGCGTGGGCCAGGCCGTGAGCACCGTCGTCAACGCTG ACTTCCCCTCCCCATTCGGCTGGCTCAGCGGCTATCTGGCCATCCTCGTGGGGGCCGGCCTGACCTTCGCGCTCCAGAGCAGCAGCGTCTTCACTGCAGCCGTCGTGCCGCTCATGG GGGTCCGGGTGATCAGCCTGGAGCGGGCGTACCCCCTCTTCCTGGGCTCCAACATCGGCACCACCACCACGGCCCTGCTGGCTGCCCTGGCCAGCCCTTCGGATATGCTGATCAGCGCCGTCCAG gtcGCCCTCATCCACTTCTTCTTCAACCTGGCTGGCATCCTGTTGTGGTACGTGGTGCCCGTCCTCCGGCTGCCCATCCCACTGGCCAAGCGCTTTGGGGACCTGACTGCCCGCTACCGCTGGGTGGCCGTCGCCTACCTGCTGCTCAGCTTCTTGCTGCTGCCGCTGGCCGCCTGCGGGCTCTCCCTGGCGGGGAGTACAGTGCTGGCTGCAGTTGGGGGGCCCCTGCTTGTGCTGGTACTCCTCATCATCCTGGTCGCCATCCTGCAGCGGCACCGGCCAGCCTGGCTGCCCCGCCGCCTGCGCTCCTGGACCTGGCTGCCCCTGTGGCTCCGTTCTCTGGAGCCCTGGGACCGCCTGGTGAGCCGCTGCTGCCCCTGCAAGGCCTGCAGCCCCCCTCAGGCTGCGGCCAAGGAGGCCCACTGCTATGAGAACCCCGAGGTCCTGGCCTCCCAGCAGTTGTGA
- the SLC34A3 gene encoding sodium-dependent phosphate transport protein 2C isoform X7, translating to MPSSLTCAQDPPATLDTVGLVDQRLGNAGTSGSAPILEDGDVDPWALPQLKDTGQSWKELSMAGRVLQGAADFLKACGLLGSLYLFICSLDILSSAFQLLGSKVAGDIFKDNVVLSNPVAGLVIGVLGTVLVQSSSTSSSIVVSMVASKLLTVRASVPVIMGVNVGTSVTSTLVSMAQSGDRDAFRRAFGGSAVHGVFNWLTALTLLPLESAAAPLERLSALALGAASLQPGGRAPDILKVLTRPLTRLIVQLDADVITGRGTGNATNSSLIKRWCGTEVQTTAGNSSTCAAATGGPCPARNSSAAEEQLPCRHLFEGTALADLAVGFILLAASLLVLCACLALIVKLLSSTLRGRVGQAVSTVVNADFPSPFGWLSGYLAILVGAGLTFALQSSSVFTAAVVPLMGVRVISLERAYPLFLGSNIGTTTTALLAALASPSDMLISAVQVALIHFFFNLAGILLWYVVPVLRLPIPLAKRFGDLTARYRWVAVAYLLLSFLLLPLAACGLSLAGSTVLAAVGGPLLVLVLLIILVAILQRHRPAWLPRRLRSWTWLPLWLRSLEPWDRLVSRCCPCKACSPPQAAAKEAHCYENPEVLASQQL from the exons ATGCCGAGTTCCCTCACCTGCGCCCAGGACCCTCCTGCCACTCTGGACACAGTTGGCCTGGTGGACcagaggctgggaaatgcag GGACCTCCGGTTCTGCCCCCATCTTGGAAGACGGGGATGTGGACCCCTGGGCCCTCCCTCAGCTAAAGGACACTGGCCAGTCCTGGAAAG AGCTCAGCATGGCCGGCAGGGTGCTCCAGGGGGCTGCTGACTTCCTCAAGGCCTGTGGGCTCCTGGGCAGCCTCTACCTCTTCATCTGCTCCCTGGACATCCTCAGCTCTGCTTTCCAGCTGCTAGGCA GCAAGGTAGCTGGAGACATCTTCAAGGACAACGTGGTGCTGTCCAACCCTGTGGCTGGACTGGTCATCGGTGTGCTGGGCACGGTCCTCGTGCAGAGTTCCAGCACGTCCTCCTCCATCGTGGTCAGCATGGTGGCCTCCAAGC TGCTGACCGTGCGGGCATCTGTGCCCGTCATCATGGGCGTCAACGTGGGTACATCCGTCACCAGCACCCTGGTCTCGATGGCACAGTCGGGGGACCGGGACGCGTTTCGGAG ggcctttggcGGCTCAGCCGTGCACGGCGTCTTCAACTGGCTCACGGCGCTGACCCTGCTGCCGCTGGAGAGCGCTGCGGCCCCCCTGGAGAGGCTCAGCGCACTGGCCCTGGGCGCTGCCAGCCTGCAGCCCGGGGGGCGCGCGCCTGACATCCTCAAGGTGCTGACACGGCCGCTCACACGCCTCATCGTGCAG CTGGACGCTGATGTCATTACGGGCCGCGGCACAGGCAACGCTACCAACAGTAGCCTCATTAAGCGATGGTGTGGCACCGAGGTGCAGACG ACTGCAGGGAACAGCAGCACCTGTGCGGCGGCCACTGGGGGCCCCTGCCCTGCGAGGAACAGCTCTGCCGCCGAGGAGCAGCTTCCCT GCCGCCACCTGTTCGAGGGCACAGCGCTCGCGGACCTGGCCGTGGGCTTCATCCTGCtggctgcctccctgctcgtGCTCTGTGCCTGCCTCGCCCTCATCGTCAAGCTGCTCAGCTCCACTCTGCGGGGCCGCGTGGGCCAGGCCGTGAGCACCGTCGTCAACGCTG ACTTCCCCTCCCCATTCGGCTGGCTCAGCGGCTATCTGGCCATCCTCGTGGGGGCCGGCCTGACCTTCGCGCTCCAGAGCAGCAGCGTCTTCACTGCAGCCGTCGTGCCGCTCATGG GGGTCCGGGTGATCAGCCTGGAGCGGGCGTACCCCCTCTTCCTGGGCTCCAACATCGGCACCACCACCACGGCCCTGCTGGCTGCCCTGGCCAGCCCTTCGGATATGCTGATCAGCGCCGTCCAG gtcGCCCTCATCCACTTCTTCTTCAACCTGGCTGGCATCCTGTTGTGGTACGTGGTGCCCGTCCTCCGGCTGCCCATCCCACTGGCCAAGCGCTTTGGGGACCTGACTGCCCGCTACCGCTGGGTGGCCGTCGCCTACCTGCTGCTCAGCTTCTTGCTGCTGCCGCTGGCCGCCTGCGGGCTCTCCCTGGCGGGGAGTACAGTGCTGGCTGCAGTTGGGGGGCCCCTGCTTGTGCTGGTACTCCTCATCATCCTGGTCGCCATCCTGCAGCGGCACCGGCCAGCCTGGCTGCCCCGCCGCCTGCGCTCCTGGACCTGGCTGCCCCTGTGGCTCCGTTCTCTGGAGCCCTGGGACCGCCTGGTGAGCCGCTGCTGCCCCTGCAAGGCCTGCAGCCCCCCTCAGGCTGCGGCCAAGGAGGCCCACTGCTATGAGAACCCCGAGGTCCTGGCCTCCCAGCAGTTGTGA
- the SLC34A3 gene encoding sodium-dependent phosphate transport protein 2C isoform X3, with protein sequence MPSSLTCAQDPPATLDTVGLVDQRLGNAGTSGSAPILEDGDVDPWALPQLKDTGQSWKELSMAGRVLQGAADFLKACGLLGSLYLFICSLDILSSAFQLLGSKVAGDIFKDNVVLSNPVAGLVIGVLGTVLVQSSSTSSSIVVSMVASKRECPPPLPQDGGGGVRAERLMQCPYSADRAGICARHHGRQRGYIRHQHPGLDGTVGGPGRVSEVSEVRGRAGAAAGASDHPTPCGLRAFGGSAVHGVFNWLTALTLLPLESAAAPLERLSALALGAASLQPGGRAPDILKVLTRPLTRLIVQLDADVITGRGTGNATNSSLIKRWCGTEVQTTAGNSSTCAAATGGPCPARNSSAAEEQLPCRHLFEGTALADLAVGFILLAASLLVLCACLALIVKLLSSTLRGRVGQAVSTVVNADFPSPFGWLSGYLAILVGAGLTFALQSSSVFTAAVVPLMGEHNRWHLTEGAGGEGPVMTPGSPRGPGDQPGAGVPPLPGLQHRHHHHGPAGCPGQPFGYADQRRPGRPHPLLLQPGWHPVVVRGARPPAAHPTGQALWGPDCPLPLGGRRLPAAQLLAAAAGRLRALPGGEYSAGCSWGAPACAGTPHHPGRHPAAAPASLAAPPPALLDLAAPVAPFSGALGPPGEPLLPLQGLQPPSGCGQGGPLL encoded by the exons ATGCCGAGTTCCCTCACCTGCGCCCAGGACCCTCCTGCCACTCTGGACACAGTTGGCCTGGTGGACcagaggctgggaaatgcag GGACCTCCGGTTCTGCCCCCATCTTGGAAGACGGGGATGTGGACCCCTGGGCCCTCCCTCAGCTAAAGGACACTGGCCAGTCCTGGAAAG AGCTCAGCATGGCCGGCAGGGTGCTCCAGGGGGCTGCTGACTTCCTCAAGGCCTGTGGGCTCCTGGGCAGCCTCTACCTCTTCATCTGCTCCCTGGACATCCTCAGCTCTGCTTTCCAGCTGCTAGGCA GCAAGGTAGCTGGAGACATCTTCAAGGACAACGTGGTGCTGTCCAACCCTGTGGCTGGACTGGTCATCGGTGTGCTGGGCACGGTCCTCGTGCAGAGTTCCAGCACGTCCTCCTCCATCGTGGTCAGCATGGTGGCCTCCAAGCGTgagtgcccccctcccctcccccaggatggTGGTGGCGGGGTGAGGGCCGAGAGGCTGATGCAGTGCCCCTACAGTGCTGACCGTGCGGGCATCTGTGCCCGTCATCATGGGCGTCAACGTGGGTACATCCGTCACCAGCACCCTGGTCTCGATGGCACAGTCGGGGGACCGGGACGCGTTTCGGAGGTGAGTGAGGtgcgggggagggcaggggctgcggCTGGGGCTTCCGACCACCCAACTCCGtgtggcctcagggcctttggcGGCTCAGCCGTGCACGGCGTCTTCAACTGGCTCACGGCGCTGACCCTGCTGCCGCTGGAGAGCGCTGCGGCCCCCCTGGAGAGGCTCAGCGCACTGGCCCTGGGCGCTGCCAGCCTGCAGCCCGGGGGGCGCGCGCCTGACATCCTCAAGGTGCTGACACGGCCGCTCACACGCCTCATCGTGCAG CTGGACGCTGATGTCATTACGGGCCGCGGCACAGGCAACGCTACCAACAGTAGCCTCATTAAGCGATGGTGTGGCACCGAGGTGCAGACG ACTGCAGGGAACAGCAGCACCTGTGCGGCGGCCACTGGGGGCCCCTGCCCTGCGAGGAACAGCTCTGCCGCCGAGGAGCAGCTTCCCT GCCGCCACCTGTTCGAGGGCACAGCGCTCGCGGACCTGGCCGTGGGCTTCATCCTGCtggctgcctccctgctcgtGCTCTGTGCCTGCCTCGCCCTCATCGTCAAGCTGCTCAGCTCCACTCTGCGGGGCCGCGTGGGCCAGGCCGTGAGCACCGTCGTCAACGCTG ACTTCCCCTCCCCATTCGGCTGGCTCAGCGGCTATCTGGCCATCCTCGTGGGGGCCGGCCTGACCTTCGCGCTCCAGAGCAGCAGCGTCTTCACTGCAGCCGTCGTGCCGCTCATGGGTGAGCACAACAGGTGGCACCTGACCgagggggcagggggtgaggggccCGTGATGACCCCTGGCTCCCCCAGGGGTCCGGGTGATCAGCCTGGAGCGGGCGTACCCCCTCTTCCTGGGCTCCAACATCGGCACCACCACCACGGCCCTGCTGGCTGCCCTGGCCAGCCCTTCGGATATGCTGATCAGCGCCGTCCAG gtcGCCCTCATCCACTTCTTCTTCAACCTGGCTGGCATCCTGTTGTGGTACGTGGTGCCCGTCCTCCGGCTGCCCATCCCACTGGCCAAGCGCTTTGGGGACCTGACTGCCCGCTACCGCTGGGTGGCCGTCGCCTACCTGCTGCTCAGCTTCTTGCTGCTGCCGCTGGCCGCCTGCGGGCTCTCCCTGGCGGGGAGTACAGTGCTGGCTGCAGTTGGGGGGCCCCTGCTTGTGCTGGTACTCCTCATCATCCTGGTCGCCATCCTGCAGCGGCACCGGCCAGCCTGGCTGCCCCGCCGCCTGCGCTCCTGGACCTGGCTGCCCCTGTGGCTCCGTTCTCTGGAGCCCTGGGACCGCCTGGTGAGCCGCTGCTGCCCCTGCAAGGCCTGCAGCCCCCCTCAGGCTGCGGCCAAGGAGGCCCACTGCTATGA
- the SLC34A3 gene encoding sodium-dependent phosphate transport protein 2C isoform X1 — protein MPSSLTCAQDPPATLDTVGLVDQRLGNAGTSGSAPILEDGDVDPWALPQLKDTGQSWKELSMAGRVLQGAADFLKACGLLGSLYLFICSLDILSSAFQLLGSKVAGDIFKDNVVLSNPVAGLVIGVLGTVLVQSSSTSSSIVVSMVASKRECPPPLPQDGGGGVRAERLMQCPYSADRAGICARHHGRQRGYIRHQHPGLDGTVGGPGRVSEVSEVRGRAGAAAGASDHPTPCGLRAFGGSAVHGVFNWLTALTLLPLESAAAPLERLSALALGAASLQPGGRAPDILKVLTRPLTRLIVQLDADVITGRGTGNATNSSLIKRWCGTEVQTTAGNSSTCAAATGGPCPARNSSAAEEQLPCRHLFEGTALADLAVGFILLAASLLVLCACLALIVKLLSSTLRGRVGQAVSTVVNAGGPWGGGEGGGEEARLRVTGSPSADFPSPFGWLSGYLAILVGAGLTFALQSSSVFTAAVVPLMGEHNRWHLTEGAGGEGPVMTPGSPRGPGDQPGAGVPPLPGLQHRHHHHGPAGCPGQPFGYADQRRPGRPHPLLLQPGWHPVVVRGARPPAAHPTGQALWGPDCPLPLGGRRLPAAQLLAAAAGRLRALPGGEYSAGCSWGAPACAGTPHHPGRHPAAAPASLAAPPPALLDLAAPVAPFSGALGPPGEPLLPLQGLQPPSGCGQGGPLL, from the exons ATGCCGAGTTCCCTCACCTGCGCCCAGGACCCTCCTGCCACTCTGGACACAGTTGGCCTGGTGGACcagaggctgggaaatgcag GGACCTCCGGTTCTGCCCCCATCTTGGAAGACGGGGATGTGGACCCCTGGGCCCTCCCTCAGCTAAAGGACACTGGCCAGTCCTGGAAAG AGCTCAGCATGGCCGGCAGGGTGCTCCAGGGGGCTGCTGACTTCCTCAAGGCCTGTGGGCTCCTGGGCAGCCTCTACCTCTTCATCTGCTCCCTGGACATCCTCAGCTCTGCTTTCCAGCTGCTAGGCA GCAAGGTAGCTGGAGACATCTTCAAGGACAACGTGGTGCTGTCCAACCCTGTGGCTGGACTGGTCATCGGTGTGCTGGGCACGGTCCTCGTGCAGAGTTCCAGCACGTCCTCCTCCATCGTGGTCAGCATGGTGGCCTCCAAGCGTgagtgcccccctcccctcccccaggatggTGGTGGCGGGGTGAGGGCCGAGAGGCTGATGCAGTGCCCCTACAGTGCTGACCGTGCGGGCATCTGTGCCCGTCATCATGGGCGTCAACGTGGGTACATCCGTCACCAGCACCCTGGTCTCGATGGCACAGTCGGGGGACCGGGACGCGTTTCGGAGGTGAGTGAGGtgcgggggagggcaggggctgcggCTGGGGCTTCCGACCACCCAACTCCGtgtggcctcagggcctttggcGGCTCAGCCGTGCACGGCGTCTTCAACTGGCTCACGGCGCTGACCCTGCTGCCGCTGGAGAGCGCTGCGGCCCCCCTGGAGAGGCTCAGCGCACTGGCCCTGGGCGCTGCCAGCCTGCAGCCCGGGGGGCGCGCGCCTGACATCCTCAAGGTGCTGACACGGCCGCTCACACGCCTCATCGTGCAG CTGGACGCTGATGTCATTACGGGCCGCGGCACAGGCAACGCTACCAACAGTAGCCTCATTAAGCGATGGTGTGGCACCGAGGTGCAGACG ACTGCAGGGAACAGCAGCACCTGTGCGGCGGCCACTGGGGGCCCCTGCCCTGCGAGGAACAGCTCTGCCGCCGAGGAGCAGCTTCCCT GCCGCCACCTGTTCGAGGGCACAGCGCTCGCGGACCTGGCCGTGGGCTTCATCCTGCtggctgcctccctgctcgtGCTCTGTGCCTGCCTCGCCCTCATCGTCAAGCTGCTCAGCTCCACTCTGCGGGGCCGCGTGGGCCAGGCCGTGAGCACCGTCGTCAACGCTGGTGGGCCTTGGGGAGGCGGTGAGGGTGGCGGCGAGGAGGCCCGACTGCGGGTGACCGGCTCCCCCTCCGCAGACTTCCCCTCCCCATTCGGCTGGCTCAGCGGCTATCTGGCCATCCTCGTGGGGGCCGGCCTGACCTTCGCGCTCCAGAGCAGCAGCGTCTTCACTGCAGCCGTCGTGCCGCTCATGGGTGAGCACAACAGGTGGCACCTGACCgagggggcagggggtgaggggccCGTGATGACCCCTGGCTCCCCCAGGGGTCCGGGTGATCAGCCTGGAGCGGGCGTACCCCCTCTTCCTGGGCTCCAACATCGGCACCACCACCACGGCCCTGCTGGCTGCCCTGGCCAGCCCTTCGGATATGCTGATCAGCGCCGTCCAG gtcGCCCTCATCCACTTCTTCTTCAACCTGGCTGGCATCCTGTTGTGGTACGTGGTGCCCGTCCTCCGGCTGCCCATCCCACTGGCCAAGCGCTTTGGGGACCTGACTGCCCGCTACCGCTGGGTGGCCGTCGCCTACCTGCTGCTCAGCTTCTTGCTGCTGCCGCTGGCCGCCTGCGGGCTCTCCCTGGCGGGGAGTACAGTGCTGGCTGCAGTTGGGGGGCCCCTGCTTGTGCTGGTACTCCTCATCATCCTGGTCGCCATCCTGCAGCGGCACCGGCCAGCCTGGCTGCCCCGCCGCCTGCGCTCCTGGACCTGGCTGCCCCTGTGGCTCCGTTCTCTGGAGCCCTGGGACCGCCTGGTGAGCCGCTGCTGCCCCTGCAAGGCCTGCAGCCCCCCTCAGGCTGCGGCCAAGGAGGCCCACTGCTATGA